In a genomic window of Streptomyces roseoviridis:
- a CDS encoding caspase family protein — MLIGVSDYTHLPSVPSIKNNLSALTEVALTGLGIPQGNVYIVENPKSAAQVHEEIDLAMDAADPLSGGLFIYYAGHGWTDPRNGRLLLGLVDSNQHKAWTAMEFDRIREQVADSPVGSRLLVLDSCYSGAALDTLSAGLSSASRIEGTYVMTSSDATNASRAPRGDHFTSFSGEIIRSLTDGIQGGPPVITADVLFRHVRASCQQRGWPVPSRQVGRDGDHMELMVNRWGQS, encoded by the coding sequence GTGCTGATCGGTGTGTCCGACTACACGCACCTGCCCTCCGTACCCTCCATCAAGAACAATCTGTCGGCGCTCACCGAGGTGGCGTTGACGGGGCTCGGGATCCCGCAGGGCAACGTGTACATCGTGGAGAATCCCAAGTCGGCGGCACAGGTGCACGAGGAGATCGACCTCGCCATGGACGCCGCCGATCCTCTTTCCGGCGGGCTGTTCATCTACTACGCGGGGCATGGCTGGACCGATCCCCGGAACGGACGCCTCTTGCTCGGTCTGGTCGACTCGAACCAGCACAAAGCATGGACCGCTATGGAGTTCGACCGGATCCGCGAGCAGGTGGCGGACTCCCCGGTCGGCTCGCGGCTGCTGGTTCTCGACAGTTGCTACAGCGGGGCGGCGCTCGACACCCTGTCCGCAGGCCTAAGCAGTGCCTCACGGATCGAGGGCACGTACGTTATGACGTCCTCCGACGCCACCAACGCGTCACGCGCTCCACGCGGCGACCACTTCACCAGTTTTTCCGGCGAGATCATCCGCTCACTGACCGACGGAATCCAGGGCGGTCCGCCGGTAATCACCGCGGATGTACTTTTCCGTCATGTGCGGGCCAGTTGCCAGCAGCGGGGCTGGCCCGTGCCGTCACGACAAGTCGGGCGGGACGGAGACCACATGGAACTCATGGTCAACAGATGGGGGCAGTCATGA
- a CDS encoding effector-associated constant component EACC1 produces the protein MTEVQLRIVTETGAKVPDGLRTFLARDAELRGVGRARWISEAPKEDTLGDALDVLTLVVSSTLALPSAIEAVRRWCGSRGTTEGVDIRLGSQRITVTGTEDPAEIRRLADLLKAAYPESTSRSGE, from the coding sequence ATGACCGAAGTCCAACTCCGCATCGTCACGGAGACCGGTGCGAAGGTTCCGGACGGACTCCGGACCTTCCTCGCCCGGGACGCCGAACTGCGCGGCGTCGGTCGGGCCCGGTGGATCTCGGAGGCACCGAAGGAAGACACGCTCGGGGACGCCCTCGACGTTCTGACACTGGTGGTGAGCAGCACGCTCGCCCTGCCGTCGGCGATCGAGGCGGTCAGACGATGGTGCGGATCCCGTGGTACCACGGAAGGTGTCGACATTCGCCTGGGATCCCAGAGGATCACCGTTACCGGGACGGAGGACCCTGCAGAAATCCGGCGCCTGGCGGACCTGTTGAAGGCGGCGTACCCCGAGAGCACATCGAGGAGCGGGGAGTAG